The Qipengyuania oceanensis genome includes the window CTCCGAAGCTGGTAGTGTTGCGCGCCATCGCCTTCATGCGCGCTTCGGTGTCGCCCCGCTCGATCCCGAGCGCGCCGAACATTCCGGCGGAAACCCGGTTCAACCTTTGCTTGTAGGCATCTTCCTGGCCCGGAGCGGTCCAGTCGTATTCGGCTGCCTGGGGGCCGTCGGCAGCCATCCTGGCCTGCAAATCGGCCAGCGGCTGGCCGGTCAGGATGCTCGCTTCCCAGGGCTGGTAATTGCACCCGGAGGCCGCCCAGCGCGCGGTGTCCATCACCCTGCGGATGGTTTCGAGATCGACCGCCCGATCCGAGAAGTCCCGGACGGATCGGCGACTCTTGACTGCTTCGGTGACGTTCAACGCTTTCTCCCCTTGTCGATGTC containing:
- a CDS encoding nitroreductase; its protein translation is MNVTEAVKSRRSVRDFSDRAVDLETIRRVMDTARWAASGCNYQPWEASILTGQPLADLQARMAADGPQAAEYDWTAPGQEDAYKQRLNRVSAGMFGALGIERGDTEARMKAMARNTTSFGAPVLLLCYFPRLMKEAQWSDTGMWLQTVALLLREEGLDSCFQEFMGLYPKTIRDFLGLDHDRYMVFCGMAIGYRDPDAPINNFERERVPLDEQVKFLGWD